Proteins encoded within one genomic window of Cytobacillus sp. IB215665:
- a CDS encoding FGGY-family carbohydrate kinase, with translation MDETVLAIDIGTQSVRTLAFDKHGHLIDYTKVIFSPAYFSNQPGWAEQDPEYYWNCLVESSNKLFAQGKVNKEAVVSVTVTTQRGTMVNLDHNKQPLRPAMLWLDQRRSTEWPEVGAAWQSVFRLAGLTTTLHYLQAEAEANWIKQHQPDIWSKTAHYLLLSGYINYKLTGDIVDSIGNQVGYIPFDYKKQSWSAKKHWKWKAIPVEEKMLPTLVQPGEKLGVLTSKAAAETGLPAGLPVIAGATDKACEVLATGCLAPHRGSVGYGTTATINVNSNKYLEPIKLIPPYPSAAQGQYNLEVQTYRGFWMVSWFKEQFANEEMMLANEAGVAVEELLDDLVADVPPGSMGLVLQPFWSPGIRYPGPDAKGAVIGFGGVHTKGHFYRALLEGLAYSLREGRERIEKRTKIPMTELVVCGGGSKSDKMLQITADIFNLPAKRPTVSESSGLGAAILGAMGAGIYSTVEDAVNNMTKDGDVFEPLKENVELYDQLYREVYKKMYTKLMPLYKSIQTITGYPAHL, from the coding sequence ATGGATGAAACGGTTTTGGCAATTGACATAGGAACTCAAAGTGTGCGGACATTAGCATTTGATAAACACGGTCATTTAATAGATTATACGAAGGTAATTTTTTCACCAGCTTATTTTTCAAATCAGCCTGGATGGGCTGAACAAGATCCTGAATATTATTGGAATTGTTTGGTGGAATCTTCTAATAAATTATTTGCGCAAGGCAAAGTAAATAAAGAGGCAGTTGTATCAGTGACGGTAACTACCCAAAGGGGGACGATGGTTAACCTTGATCATAATAAACAGCCATTACGACCTGCGATGCTTTGGTTAGATCAACGCAGATCGACAGAATGGCCTGAAGTTGGGGCAGCGTGGCAATCTGTTTTTCGACTTGCTGGATTAACAACAACACTTCATTATTTACAAGCAGAGGCAGAAGCTAATTGGATCAAGCAGCACCAACCAGATATTTGGTCGAAGACCGCGCATTATCTACTGTTATCAGGCTACATCAATTATAAACTTACAGGTGATATTGTGGATTCAATAGGAAACCAAGTTGGGTATATTCCTTTTGATTACAAAAAGCAGTCGTGGTCAGCAAAGAAACATTGGAAATGGAAGGCTATTCCTGTAGAGGAAAAGATGTTGCCAACCCTTGTTCAGCCAGGAGAAAAGCTAGGTGTGCTCACTTCAAAAGCAGCTGCAGAAACAGGACTTCCTGCGGGCTTGCCGGTCATAGCAGGGGCAACTGATAAGGCATGTGAAGTATTAGCGACAGGCTGCCTAGCTCCACATAGAGGGAGTGTTGGATATGGGACAACAGCAACAATAAATGTGAATTCCAACAAATATTTGGAACCAATTAAATTGATTCCACCATACCCTAGCGCCGCTCAAGGGCAATATAATTTAGAAGTACAAACGTATCGAGGATTTTGGATGGTTTCATGGTTTAAGGAGCAATTTGCAAATGAAGAAATGATGCTAGCGAATGAGGCGGGCGTTGCTGTAGAGGAGTTATTAGATGATTTAGTAGCAGATGTTCCTCCTGGTTCAATGGGGTTAGTACTACAACCATTTTGGTCTCCAGGAATTAGATACCCAGGTCCAGATGCAAAGGGTGCAGTGATCGGATTTGGTGGTGTGCACACTAAAGGTCACTTTTATAGGGCATTATTAGAAGGTTTGGCATATTCTTTACGTGAAGGTAGAGAGAGGATCGAAAAACGGACAAAGATTCCGATGACAGAACTCGTTGTTTGTGGTGGTGGATCTAAAAGTGACAAAATGCTGCAAATAACTGCTGATATATTTAATTTACCTGCTAAACGCCCTACTGTGAGCGAATCATCAGGATTAGGAGCAGCTATTTTGGGAGCCATGGGAGCGGGAATTTATTCTACTGTTGAAGATGCTGTTAATAATATGACTAAAGACGGAGATGTTTTCGAACCACTAAAAGAAAATGTTGAGTTATATGATCAATTGTATCGGGAAGTATATAAGAAGATGTACACAAAATTAATGCCGTTATACAAATCTATTCAAACAATTACAGGCTACCCAGCGCATCTATAA
- a CDS encoding ABC transporter permease: MKQLLKFELYKIFRQKGIYIVMVLMFLLFSLVMVSESRNVSPKADTYTTEVKEELNTFAQEWEGNLTSEKVEEATQTLDSLPYANTPTSSLTNEELAKYNIVQQILFNDNTTRDIKSKITELEIKLDKLSENDISYKTALLKINMLNHLKLDTFQYNQGPINTIDFVERFAPYFTGILMLIGLASIFVNETNTGMDQLIYSSTYGRQKGVTAKIIASLVYVLFLTTVWVMFNIVMNSYIYGNIGWNSPIQFLRYPESPYTLTAIEYFFSQIGIHLLVAFAFMTFVLTVSAITKSTLVSFIISAVTFLLPTINLGVPYWEYVKQYSFSNFMTAPEFTKPFHALNLFGVPVLDPIVNYPLVALFTVMFMMMLYKAIKNKQVA, encoded by the coding sequence GTGAAACAACTATTGAAGTTTGAGCTATATAAAATATTTAGACAAAAGGGAATTTACATTGTAATGGTACTCATGTTTCTTCTATTTAGCCTCGTAATGGTAAGTGAATCTAGAAATGTTTCACCGAAAGCAGACACGTACACGACTGAGGTCAAGGAAGAACTTAACACATTTGCTCAAGAGTGGGAAGGGAACTTAACTAGTGAGAAAGTTGAGGAAGCTACTCAAACCTTAGACTCTTTACCTTATGCAAATACACCAACAAGCTCCTTAACTAACGAAGAACTTGCGAAGTATAATATCGTTCAACAAATTTTATTTAATGATAATACTACGCGTGACATTAAATCGAAAATAACAGAACTAGAAATAAAGTTAGACAAATTATCAGAAAATGATATTTCTTATAAAACAGCTCTATTAAAAATTAATATGTTAAATCATTTGAAATTAGATACCTTTCAGTATAATCAAGGGCCAATAAACACGATAGATTTTGTTGAAAGGTTTGCTCCATATTTTACTGGAATCTTGATGTTAATTGGACTAGCTTCTATTTTTGTCAATGAAACGAATACAGGAATGGATCAGTTAATATATAGCTCAACTTATGGTCGCCAAAAAGGTGTCACAGCTAAAATAATCGCTTCATTAGTTTATGTATTATTCTTAACAACTGTATGGGTCATGTTCAATATAGTCATGAATTCATATATTTATGGGAATATTGGGTGGAATTCACCTATTCAATTTTTAAGATATCCAGAATCACCATATACTTTAACTGCTATCGAATATTTCTTTAGCCAGATCGGCATTCATCTACTAGTAGCATTTGCGTTTATGACGTTTGTATTAACTGTCTCTGCCATAACAAAAAGCACTTTAGTTTCGTTTATCATTAGTGCAGTAACCTTTTTATTACCGACAATTAACCTTGGTGTTCCTTATTGGGAATACGTGAAACAGTATAGCTTTTCAAATTTCATGACTGCACCAGAATTCACAAAACCATTTCATGCTCTAAACTTATTCGGTGTTCCTGTATTAGATCCAATTGTGAACTATCCTTTAGTTGCTTTATTTACTGTTATGTTTATGATGATGCTTTACAAAGCGATTAAAAACAAGCAAGTAGCATAA
- a CDS encoding MOSC domain-containing protein gives MKVGRVSKLYRYPVKAFGGERLKNAPIHHHGIWGDRSFAYKINSKFLTIDKLPELVNYNAKYTIANGGPKVSITSIDGTTYDWGDLALDKKLSTLLDNESISKVSHDPESEKGSYWENHILLTSTASLAKISELCKSELLDIRRFRPNIVIDLESNIAFEEETWIGKELSINGTRYKLDKKCVRCAYVNVDPTNSTEINPNILKTIVKEREAFFGVYASVVATGEIYEGSQVFLHDNDPII, from the coding sequence ATGAAGGTAGGTAGAGTAAGTAAATTATATAGATATCCAGTTAAAGCATTCGGTGGAGAACGGCTAAAAAATGCGCCTATTCATCATCATGGCATATGGGGAGACAGATCTTTTGCATATAAAATAAATTCAAAATTCTTAACTATTGATAAATTACCCGAGTTAGTAAATTACAATGCTAAATACACTATCGCAAATGGAGGACCTAAAGTTAGTATTACGTCAATTGACGGTACGACTTACGATTGGGGTGATCTAGCACTAGATAAAAAGCTTTCAACTCTTCTAGATAATGAATCAATCTCTAAAGTAAGTCATGATCCTGAGAGCGAAAAAGGATCGTATTGGGAAAATCACATATTATTGACTTCCACCGCATCTTTAGCAAAAATAAGCGAGTTATGTAAAAGTGAATTATTGGATATAAGGAGATTTAGACCAAATATCGTTATAGACCTTGAAAGTAATATTGCATTTGAGGAAGAAACTTGGATCGGTAAAGAACTATCAATAAATGGAACAAGATACAAATTAGATAAGAAATGTGTCAGATGTGCTTATGTTAATGTTGATCCTACAAATTCTACAGAAATAAATCCGAACATATTAAAGACGATCGTTAAAGAACGGGAGGCATTTTTTGGCGTATATGCTTCAGTAGTCGCTACGGGTGAGATTTACGAAGGATCTCAAGTATTCCTGCATGACAACGATCCAATAATTTAA
- a CDS encoding VOC family protein, whose translation MQSPIKNQLNITFVPVSNMKESVKWYSHLLGQSYDERKVDKPVFNMNINGYTNLLLDAGPKGQTQHVCPSPHPLFSFFTEDVGASYEYVQKLGYTIHSPIQEFDDISFFVIKDLDGNLVMICAD comes from the coding sequence TTGCAAAGTCCTATTAAAAATCAGTTGAACATAACATTTGTCCCTGTAAGTAACATGAAAGAGTCTGTGAAATGGTATAGTCATTTACTAGGCCAAAGTTATGATGAAAGGAAGGTTGACAAACCTGTTTTTAACATGAACATTAATGGTTATACAAATTTGTTATTGGATGCAGGACCTAAAGGGCAAACACAACACGTATGCCCTTCTCCTCATCCTTTATTTAGCTTTTTCACCGAAGATGTAGGAGCTTCTTACGAATACGTTCAAAAACTTGGCTACACGATTCATTCACCAATTCAAGAATTTGATGACATATCGTTTTTCGTTATTAAAGACCTAGATGGAAACCTAGTAATGATTTGTGCTGACTAA
- a CDS encoding RNA polymerase sigma factor, whose protein sequence is MSTTNLNELGDSLRSIDQAFKKQIEPYRQDLWRFCMHLTKSPWDAEDLVQDTLLKSLSVLAKVYQPVNTKSYLFKIASNLWIDQMRKTKKHTDIIQATVSQDKLDNYQFELIEHLEIVITLLTPTQYVTLILGDVFLFKGKEIAEIIGSSQSAVNTNLHRARNIMKKKHLDLQAVILKDYKKDVQTSKAMNLLLEGFRKKDAKLIASLLDENIVTDIVHSGFEMGANETRNNSLNDWHNIVRDQQDIVVNYIELWGQRVLVEMEKKQDNELYLNNIHYLEITDNKITYWKFYCFSWDIMKRAAEALEVQLNARYYYHIF, encoded by the coding sequence ATGTCTACTACCAATTTGAACGAGCTTGGTGATTCTTTACGATCAATTGATCAAGCTTTCAAAAAACAAATTGAACCATACCGCCAAGATTTGTGGAGATTTTGTATGCATTTAACTAAATCTCCATGGGATGCTGAAGATTTAGTCCAAGACACTTTGCTTAAATCACTATCCGTATTAGCGAAAGTATATCAACCAGTAAATACAAAATCGTATTTATTTAAAATTGCTTCAAACTTATGGATTGATCAAATGAGAAAAACTAAAAAGCATACCGACATCATACAAGCAACTGTTAGCCAAGACAAACTAGACAATTATCAATTCGAGCTCATTGAGCATTTAGAAATTGTAATCACTTTGTTAACACCTACCCAATATGTGACACTAATTCTTGGAGATGTTTTCTTATTTAAAGGGAAAGAAATTGCAGAAATTATAGGCTCGAGCCAATCGGCAGTAAATACTAATTTACATAGAGCCAGAAACATAATGAAAAAGAAACACCTTGACCTTCAAGCAGTTATCCTAAAGGACTACAAAAAAGATGTTCAAACAAGCAAGGCTATGAACTTATTACTTGAAGGATTCAGAAAAAAAGATGCGAAGCTAATTGCTTCATTACTTGATGAAAATATCGTTACAGATATAGTTCATTCAGGCTTTGAAATGGGAGCAAACGAAACACGTAACAATTCCTTAAATGATTGGCATAATATCGTACGAGATCAGCAAGATATCGTTGTAAATTATATTGAATTGTGGGGTCAACGTGTATTAGTAGAAATGGAGAAAAAACAAGATAATGAACTATACTTAAATAATATCCATTATTTAGAAATCACAGACAACAAAATAACTTACTGGAAATTTTATTGTTTTTCGTGGGATATCATGAAAAGGGCCGCTGAAGCGTTAGAGGTGCAATTAAATGCTAGATACTATTATCATATTTTCTAA
- a CDS encoding histidine phosphatase family protein: MEISLIRHGKSKHTDNNVITCTQFKDWVEKYDHIGVFEEKSYPTKTVRTISTAKLVISSDLERSTASVKLLNSNVKTISIPIFRETTLPTPKTALWGMESRPSTWALIFRCLWFSGYVTADCESYRIAKNRAREASALLVDYAQKYTSIVLVGHGFINLLIAKELKSNGWKGNRRPSSKHWGCTTYTLNL, from the coding sequence ATGGAAATTTCATTGATTAGACATGGCAAATCAAAACATACAGATAATAATGTAATAACATGTACGCAGTTTAAAGATTGGGTTGAAAAATATGATCATATAGGGGTTTTTGAAGAAAAGTCTTACCCTACAAAAACCGTTAGGACAATATCTACAGCAAAATTGGTCATTTCAAGTGACCTAGAACGCTCTACTGCGTCAGTAAAATTATTAAATTCCAACGTAAAAACAATTTCAATTCCTATATTCCGAGAAACAACATTACCGACTCCAAAAACAGCATTATGGGGGATGGAATCAAGACCAAGTACTTGGGCATTGATATTCAGATGCTTGTGGTTTAGCGGTTATGTCACTGCGGATTGTGAGTCTTACCGTATTGCCAAAAATAGAGCTCGAGAAGCATCTGCATTATTAGTGGACTATGCTCAAAAGTATACATCGATAGTATTGGTTGGTCACGGGTTTATTAATTTGCTTATTGCTAAAGAGCTAAAGAGCAATGGGTGGAAAGGGAACAGGAGACCAAGCTCTAAACACTGGGGGTGTACTACATATACCTTAAATCTGTAA
- a CDS encoding ABC transporter ATP-binding protein gives MNLTIENVTKQFGDKFAVNNVSFNLTAGVYGFLGANGAGKTTLMRMLVTLIKPTSGRILYNGKDIEVLDEKYRDVLGYLPQYIGLYKTFSAEKYLMYIASLKGIEKNTARKKIDDLLEVVNLTEHRKRKVGKFSGGMKQRLGIAQALLNDPKVLIVDEPTAGLDPKERIRFRNLLSSISKDRIVLLSTHIVSDIEFIAKEILVLKAGQLIQKEKPDELLEQIQGYVWTVNVPENEVQAFQAKYKVGNIIRQQNEIGLRIISETKPDERAVSAQPNLEDLYLYYFDQETAQ, from the coding sequence TTGAATTTAACAATTGAAAATGTAACTAAACAGTTTGGAGATAAATTTGCAGTAAACAATGTGTCATTTAATTTAACAGCAGGTGTTTACGGTTTTTTAGGTGCAAACGGAGCTGGTAAAACAACATTAATGCGCATGCTCGTGACACTTATTAAACCGACTTCTGGGCGAATTTTATATAACGGTAAGGATATTGAAGTGTTGGATGAAAAATATCGTGATGTACTCGGCTATTTGCCTCAGTACATTGGCTTATATAAGACCTTTTCAGCTGAGAAATATTTAATGTACATTGCTTCATTAAAAGGAATTGAGAAGAATACAGCAAGGAAAAAGATTGATGATCTATTAGAGGTTGTTAATTTAACCGAGCACCGGAAAAGAAAGGTTGGCAAATTTTCAGGTGGAATGAAACAACGTCTAGGTATTGCACAAGCACTATTAAACGATCCAAAAGTGTTAATCGTTGATGAACCAACCGCAGGACTCGATCCGAAAGAACGAATTAGATTTAGAAATTTATTGTCTTCTATTTCTAAAGATCGGATCGTGCTGTTATCAACCCATATCGTCTCAGATATCGAATTCATAGCAAAGGAAATACTCGTGTTAAAGGCTGGTCAGCTTATTCAAAAAGAAAAGCCTGATGAGCTGCTCGAGCAAATCCAAGGATATGTATGGACCGTGAATGTCCCAGAAAATGAGGTTCAAGCATTCCAAGCAAAATACAAGGTGGGAAATATAATTCGTCAACAAAATGAAATTGGACTTAGAATCATTTCTGAAACCAAACCAGATGAAAGGGCAGTTTCAGCACAGCCTAATCTAGAGGATCTATATTTATACTATTTTGATCAGGAGACAGCACAGTGA
- the fadR gene encoding fatty acid metabolism transcriptional regulator FadR, with protein MKEKSISENSSTTVENILIKAVLSGEYPPGSTLPSERELSATLGVARPTLREALQRLARDRWFTKRKGHATIVNDFWKLGNLNTLENIITNTDQPNGQFIVHLLEVRAALAPEFVHKSVLSNPAKVVAVLANSSELEDDCEQFTLFDWKLQTKLAELAQNPIYLLIMNSFTEIYNLMGRLYFSHQENREVTREFYLKLLAIAMAGDADKAEQLTKEEMIKSINLWKKSQSI; from the coding sequence TTGAAAGAAAAATCAATTTCTGAGAATTCCTCAACAACAGTAGAAAATATTTTAATTAAAGCTGTTTTGAGCGGAGAATATCCCCCTGGAAGTACGTTGCCTTCAGAAAGAGAGCTTTCTGCAACGTTAGGTGTAGCACGTCCTACTTTGAGAGAGGCACTTCAGCGTTTAGCTAGAGATAGATGGTTTACAAAAAGAAAAGGGCATGCGACGATCGTAAATGATTTTTGGAAACTAGGGAATTTAAATACACTCGAAAATATCATCACAAATACTGACCAGCCAAACGGGCAATTTATCGTTCATTTATTAGAAGTAAGAGCGGCTTTAGCTCCTGAATTTGTTCACAAATCAGTATTATCTAACCCTGCTAAGGTTGTGGCAGTGTTAGCAAATAGTAGTGAATTGGAAGATGATTGTGAGCAATTCACTTTATTTGATTGGAAACTCCAAACAAAATTAGCAGAATTAGCACAAAATCCGATTTATTTATTAATAATGAATAGCTTTACTGAAATATACAATTTGATGGGGAGGTTGTATTTCTCACATCAGGAAAATCGTGAAGTAACACGTGAATTTTACCTTAAGCTTTTAGCAATAGCTATGGCTGGGGATGCTGATAAAGCTGAGCAACTTACCAAAGAAGAAATGATTAAAAGCATAAATTTATGGAAAAAAAGCCAAAGTATTTAA
- a CDS encoding site-2 protease family protein, producing the protein MELLIFLFIVTLVHLIHELGHAYFGTNFKAKINEISLGIGPIIVATKTVSIRLLFFLGGYCFWEERHVLSNLKLSAIHLGGVIFNFITATIILLFISWVPDHLYDMIMLFILYSYFLVIINVIPYRFNKKKSDGWLVLEAIYFAIRNRRKQCK; encoded by the coding sequence TTGGAATTATTAATTTTTTTGTTCATAGTTACACTCGTTCATTTAATTCATGAACTGGGCCACGCTTATTTCGGCACAAATTTCAAGGCTAAAATTAATGAGATATCGTTAGGAATTGGTCCTATTATCGTAGCAACAAAAACAGTATCGATACGACTGCTGTTTTTTTTAGGGGGGTATTGTTTTTGGGAGGAAAGACATGTTTTATCTAATTTAAAGCTTAGTGCCATCCATTTAGGAGGCGTTATATTTAATTTTATTACGGCTACTATTATCTTGCTATTTATAAGCTGGGTGCCAGATCATTTATATGACATGATCATGTTGTTCATACTTTATTCATATTTTTTAGTCATTATTAATGTCATCCCATACCGGTTTAACAAGAAGAAAAGTGATGGTTGGTTAGTATTAGAAGCTATTTATTTTGCAATTAGAAACAGAAGAAAACAGTGTAAATGA
- a CDS encoding glycerol-3-phosphate dehydrogenase/oxidase, whose protein sequence is MTSRVEKWRSLNEPWDVIVIGGGITGAGILRKAASLGLKCLLLEKRDFSWGTSSRSGKLVHGGLRYLKQGQIKTTYQSVSEREKLLRECEGLVDPLGILIPFYDDDRLGSFVLQAGLTVYDMIAMRRNHRKYDSANVSMLAPGLRQTGLSNGLQYYDARTDDSRLVLRVLREAEHQGGVAINYAAVEKLTKDQAGEVNGVVVKDVVTGQMSEVSGKVIVNATGVWVDQLRKQVGESPKMRPLRGSHLIFPHWRFPLSQAVSFAHKKDGRYIYAFPWEGVTLVGTTDIDHHQSLDEEPGISVEEGKYLFESLDEMFPAYNLKPEDVISTFAGIRPVVDTGKEDPSKESRDHCVWTEHGLLTVTGGKLTTFDILAKEAINKVLKVVTPSSTLATNDLSTDESKAVDVKCNLNDTISRRLSGRYGHEWSTFAHELDHSGCELILDSNTIWAELRWAAKYESIVHLDDLLLRRVRLGMILPEGAISILDRLKVEVQSLLDWDDERWDDEVARYKKLWKQGYSPNLLLEVK, encoded by the coding sequence ATGACAAGCCGCGTTGAAAAATGGAGAAGTCTTAATGAACCTTGGGATGTTATTGTTATCGGAGGTGGAATAACGGGCGCAGGCATACTTCGGAAAGCGGCAAGCCTTGGATTAAAGTGTTTACTGTTGGAGAAAAGAGATTTTTCTTGGGGTACATCTAGTCGCTCCGGGAAGCTCGTTCATGGTGGATTACGCTATTTAAAGCAAGGGCAAATCAAAACGACTTATCAATCTGTATCTGAAAGAGAAAAGCTTCTGCGTGAATGCGAAGGTTTAGTTGATCCATTAGGGATACTCATCCCTTTTTATGATGATGATCGTTTAGGTTCATTTGTATTACAAGCAGGCTTGACTGTATATGATATGATTGCTATGCGCAGAAATCACCGTAAGTATGACTCTGCTAATGTGAGTATGTTGGCACCAGGTCTTAGACAGACAGGGCTTAGTAATGGCTTACAATATTATGATGCAAGGACTGATGACTCTAGGCTAGTACTTAGAGTGTTGAGGGAAGCTGAACATCAAGGTGGAGTAGCTATAAATTATGCTGCAGTAGAAAAATTAACTAAAGACCAAGCCGGTGAAGTGAACGGTGTTGTAGTTAAAGATGTTGTGACTGGGCAAATGTCAGAAGTTAGTGGGAAAGTGATAGTAAATGCAACAGGTGTGTGGGTTGATCAACTTCGGAAACAAGTGGGGGAGTCACCGAAAATGCGTCCTCTTAGAGGTAGTCATTTAATTTTTCCACATTGGCGATTCCCACTTTCACAAGCTGTTAGCTTTGCCCATAAAAAGGATGGTCGTTACATTTATGCGTTCCCTTGGGAAGGAGTAACGCTTGTCGGTACAACGGACATTGATCATCATCAATCACTTGACGAAGAGCCAGGTATTAGTGTTGAAGAAGGGAAATACTTATTTGAATCATTAGATGAGATGTTTCCAGCGTATAATTTGAAACCTGAAGATGTGATCTCGACGTTTGCGGGCATTCGTCCTGTGGTAGATACAGGCAAGGAAGATCCTTCAAAAGAATCAAGAGATCATTGTGTATGGACAGAACATGGTTTATTAACTGTAACTGGTGGGAAATTAACGACATTTGATATTCTCGCAAAGGAAGCAATCAATAAAGTATTAAAAGTAGTAACACCATCTAGCACGCTAGCAACGAATGACCTATCAACTGATGAATCTAAAGCTGTAGATGTTAAGTGCAATTTAAACGATACAATCAGCCGTCGATTATCTGGGCGTTATGGACATGAGTGGTCAACATTTGCCCATGAATTGGATCATTCTGGCTGCGAACTAATACTAGATTCAAATACAATATGGGCTGAATTACGCTGGGCTGCGAAGTATGAATCTATCGTTCATTTAGACGATCTGTTACTCCGTAGAGTTAGACTCGGTATGATACTACCTGAAGGAGCTATTAGCATACTTGACCGACTAAAAGTAGAGGTACAGTCATTGCTAGATTGGGATGATGAACGTTGGGATGATGAAGTGGCTAGGTATAAGAAATTATGGAAGCAAGGGTATAGCCCAAATTTATTACTGGAAGTTAAGTGA
- a CDS encoding FAD-binding oxidoreductase, with amino-acid sequence MRRWNGWGDDTVNMDLPGGAKSFLENELGTSQGPEDISLENAIANVPASKLPDHRLVSKDPLERLRHSVGQSLGDFIAIRSGKIPTYPDGVAYPTTDEDVRELLKFASQVGANVIPYGGGTSVVGHLSALPGDKPTLTIDMGHMNKLLHIDEEGCLAEFQAGIRGPDLEAALKAKGFTLGHFPQSFEYSTLGGWVVTRSAGQQSLKYGRIERLFVGGVMETPVGSLKLPNLPASAAGPDLREFVMGSEGRLGIVTRVTIKITPIAEEEKFYTAFFPGAEQGMAAIKEIAQNSVPLSMMRLSLPEETVSQLKMAGDSKTIALLEKWLNFRGVDDNKCMLLYGVTGSKKHVNAALSEAQAMIKKHRGVLVGTKAGEHWVKNRFRSPYLRNSLWEEGYAVDTVETATTWDRVPATAEAVEAAFRNGLKDIGENVFAYTHLSHVYPHGSSIYTTYLFRIGNTPEETKRRWEVLKKAASEAIVKNGGTISHQHGVGVDHRPYLEAEKTPLGMEMIRTLSNTLDPEKIMNKDKLL; translated from the coding sequence ATGAGAAGATGGAACGGTTGGGGTGACGATACAGTAAATATGGACTTACCAGGAGGGGCAAAGTCCTTTTTAGAAAATGAATTGGGTACGAGTCAGGGTCCTGAGGATATATCGCTAGAGAACGCTATAGCCAATGTTCCAGCATCAAAACTACCTGATCACCGTCTCGTTAGCAAAGATCCACTCGAACGACTGAGACATTCAGTTGGTCAAAGCTTGGGAGATTTTATTGCTATTCGTAGTGGAAAGATACCAACATACCCGGATGGTGTAGCATATCCAACAACAGATGAAGATGTTCGTGAACTATTAAAATTTGCTTCACAGGTTGGGGCAAATGTCATTCCTTACGGAGGAGGCACGAGTGTTGTTGGACATTTAAGTGCTCTTCCTGGAGACAAACCTACGCTTACAATAGACATGGGGCATATGAATAAATTACTTCATATTGATGAAGAAGGTTGTCTGGCAGAATTTCAAGCTGGTATACGTGGACCAGATTTAGAAGCAGCGTTAAAAGCAAAAGGATTCACGTTAGGTCATTTCCCACAGTCGTTTGAATACTCTACACTTGGTGGCTGGGTTGTTACTCGTTCAGCAGGGCAGCAATCATTAAAGTATGGACGAATTGAAAGGTTATTCGTTGGAGGCGTGATGGAAACACCTGTTGGTAGCTTGAAGTTACCAAATTTACCTGCATCAGCAGCTGGGCCTGATTTGCGTGAATTTGTAATGGGATCTGAAGGAAGGTTAGGGATTGTAACTAGGGTAACGATTAAAATAACACCAATTGCAGAAGAGGAGAAATTTTATACTGCATTTTTTCCAGGTGCTGAGCAAGGGATGGCAGCAATTAAGGAAATTGCACAAAATAGTGTACCTCTTTCTATGATGCGCTTAAGCTTACCTGAGGAAACAGTATCTCAATTAAAGATGGCAGGGGACAGTAAAACAATAGCCCTGTTAGAGAAATGGCTTAATTTTAGAGGTGTAGATGACAATAAATGTATGCTACTATATGGCGTCACTGGTTCAAAAAAACATGTAAATGCTGCTCTTAGTGAAGCACAAGCAATGATTAAAAAGCATCGAGGTGTGCTCGTAGGTACAAAAGCGGGGGAACATTGGGTGAAAAATCGTTTCCGCTCACCGTATTTACGTAATAGCCTATGGGAAGAAGGTTATGCAGTTGATACTGTAGAAACTGCAACAACATGGGATCGAGTTCCCGCTACTGCAGAGGCAGTGGAAGCTGCATTTCGGAACGGCTTAAAGGATATCGGAGAAAATGTTTTTGCATATACTCATCTTTCACATGTCTATCCTCATGGTTCAAGTATCTATACAACTTACTTATTTCGAATAGGAAATACACCGGAAGAAACGAAACGGCGTTGGGAAGTGCTGAAAAAAGCTGCAAGTGAAGCCATAGTTAAAAATGGAGGAACCATTAGTCACCAGCACGGAGTAGGGGTTGATCATCGTCCATATTTAGAAGCAGAGAAAACACCACTTGGCATGGAAATGATTAGAACCCTAAGCAATACACTTGATCCAGAAAAAATAATGAATAAGGATAAGCTACTATAA